In Terriglobales bacterium, the following are encoded in one genomic region:
- a CDS encoding leucyl aminopeptidase, which translates to MKTLLSFSKPAELETECLVAVVLDHGEKDKPAAKIAGDPAIASAAADAIASGEMTGKAFESVLLHRPQGLKAKRLLLIGGGKAKAFSAYELRLLAGAAARALKPKSIRSFAFAAPKISGGATAAVRAIVEGAFVGNFDPDTYKSDRKDQSIEAVTVVPPAGSNPRSVGRALEEARILGESQNFTRELVNEPGNRMTPTMLAERARKMVAEIGSKALTCEILGADKIKKLKMGAFWSVAQGSDEPPALIVLRYSPAGAPEKPVLGLVGKGITFDSGGISIKPSEGMEKMKYDMAGGAAMLGAMRAIALLKPKVKVIALVCASENMPSGKAQKPGDVQIAMSGKSIEIINTDAEGRLVLADGLTYARRLGCTHLIDAATLTGAVVVALGMIQAGVFANHEPSYQRFRSALDRSGEKMWRMPLDDEYREIIKSGIADIVNSGGRWGGAVTAAMFLKEFAEDTPWIHLDIAGVAWMEETKPWIAKGPTGVAVRSLVEFVRGFE; encoded by the coding sequence ATGAAAACGCTACTCTCATTTTCGAAGCCCGCAGAACTAGAAACCGAGTGCCTGGTCGCAGTTGTGCTCGACCACGGCGAGAAGGACAAACCCGCCGCCAAGATTGCCGGTGACCCGGCCATCGCTTCGGCCGCAGCAGACGCTATCGCCTCGGGCGAGATGACGGGAAAAGCCTTCGAAAGCGTCCTGCTGCACCGTCCGCAGGGACTCAAAGCCAAGCGCCTGCTGCTGATCGGCGGCGGCAAGGCGAAGGCCTTCTCCGCCTATGAGTTGCGCTTGCTGGCGGGCGCGGCCGCACGCGCGCTCAAGCCGAAATCCATCCGCAGCTTTGCCTTTGCGGCTCCCAAGATCTCTGGCGGTGCCACCGCGGCAGTGCGCGCGATTGTGGAGGGCGCCTTCGTCGGCAACTTCGATCCCGACACTTACAAGAGCGACCGCAAGGACCAGAGCATCGAGGCCGTGACCGTGGTCCCGCCCGCGGGCTCGAACCCGAGATCAGTAGGGCGCGCGCTGGAGGAAGCACGCATCCTGGGCGAGTCACAGAACTTCACCCGCGAACTGGTGAACGAGCCCGGCAATCGCATGACTCCGACCATGCTCGCCGAACGCGCCCGCAAGATGGTGGCTGAGATCGGCTCGAAGGCGCTCACCTGCGAGATCCTGGGCGCGGACAAGATCAAAAAGCTGAAGATGGGCGCCTTCTGGAGCGTGGCCCAAGGCTCGGACGAGCCTCCGGCGCTCATCGTGCTGCGCTACTCGCCGGCGGGCGCGCCGGAAAAACCGGTGCTGGGCTTGGTGGGCAAGGGCATCACTTTCGATTCGGGCGGCATCTCCATCAAGCCCTCCGAGGGCATGGAAAAGATGAAGTACGACATGGCGGGCGGCGCGGCCATGCTCGGCGCCATGCGCGCCATTGCGCTCTTGAAGCCCAAGGTGAAGGTCATCGCGCTGGTCTGCGCCTCCGAGAACATGCCCTCGGGCAAGGCGCAGAAGCCCGGCGACGTGCAGATCGCCATGTCCGGCAAGTCCATCGAGATCATCAACACCGACGCCGAGGGCCGGCTGGTGCTCGCCGACGGACTCACCTATGCCCGCCGCCTGGGCTGCACCCACCTGATCGACGCCGCCACCCTCACCGGCGCCGTGGTGGTGGCGCTGGGAATGATCCAGGCCGGCGTCTTCGCCAACCACGAGCCGAGCTACCAGCGCTTCCGCAGTGCGCTCGACCGCTCCGGCGAGAAGATGTGGCGCATGCCGCTCGACGATGAGTATCGCGAGATCATCAAAAGCGGCATCGCCGATATCGTCAACTCTGGCGGACGCTGGGGCGGCGCCGTCACCGCCGCCATGTTCCTCAAGGAGTTTGCCGAGGACACGCCCTGGATCCACCTCGACATCGCCGGCGTCGCCTGGATGGAGGAGACCAAGCCCTGGATCGCCAAGGGACCCACCGGAGTTGCCGTGCGCTCACTGGTCGAGTTCGTGCGGGGATTCGAGTAA